The nucleotide window CCGGAGATGGGGGTCGGAGGATGAGAGCCGCGATGTGCCGGGTCGCCAGCGATTGCTGGAGGCCGCCGCCTTGGCCCGTTTGTTCGAGGAAACCCTGGGCGCGGGCCAGCCACTACCGGGACCGTACAAGGAGTTTCTCAAATATGGGGCCGGCTCTCCCTGAGTGGCGCCATTGTGCTTGGAGCTTTTTCGTGGAAGCGCTTCAATGCAGGTGATGGCGGACGATCTGGCCGATGATTTCCTCCGGTTCATGGAGACCGAGAAAAGCGCGTCACCGCTGACCCGCCGGAACTATCACGAAGCGCTCGGCGCGTTCATGACCTGGCGCGGTGAGGCCTTCGCCGGATGGAAGGAGTGTACCACCGATGACTTCCGCGCATATCTCTTCGCGCTGATGAAGCAGGATTTCAAGCGCGCCACCATCCGGCTGCGGTTTGCGGCGCTGCGGTCCTTTTACAAGTTTCTCGTGCATCGCCACGGCCTGGCTTCCAGTCCGGTGGCGGTGGTCGAGCTACCGAAGCCGGAGCGTTCCCTGCCGGTCGTGTTGAACCTCGCGCAGATGGAAGAGTTGTTGGAATTGCCAAAGAAGTTGCCGCTTCCCAAACAAAGCGCGGCATGGATTCCGGCGCGGGACACGGCCATCCTCGAGTTGTTCTATTCCTGTGGACTGCGCATTTCGGAACTCACCGGCCTGGATGTGGGCGATGTGGATTTCGTTTCCGGAACCGCGCGCGTGACGGGCA belongs to Luteolibacter ambystomatis and includes:
- a CDS encoding tyrosine recombinase XerC is translated as MQVMADDLADDFLRFMETEKSASPLTRRNYHEALGAFMTWRGEAFAGWKECTTDDFRAYLFALMKQDFKRATIRLRFAALRSFYKFLVHRHGLASSPVAVVELPKPERSLPVVLNLAQMEELLELPKKLPLPKQSAAWIPARDTAILELFYSCGLRISELTGLDVGDVDFVSGTARVTGKGAKERIVPVGGLAMTAIQQYRQQAGVSEGPLFVSKVRARITQQAIDQLLKKYLKHSSIPFRISPHKLRHTFATHLLDAGADLRSVQTLLGHASLSTTQIYTHVTKERLRKAYDDAHPRA